A segment of the Candidatus Methylacidiphilales bacterium genome:
TGTGCTCTTTGCCGGGGCGGTGGGGCGGTGGGACCTCCCGCGCGGCAACCAGAAGCTGCTGCTGGATGGGATCAAAAAGAAGCTCCTTGTCCTGCCTGACAACACGATCCTCTACCCCGGCCACGGCCCCGACACCACCCTCGGCCAGGAAAAACGCACCAATCCGTTTTGTCAGTGATTGATTCTGGGGATGATCTGTAGCGGTGGTCATAGACCGCCGCTAGAGTTTTACTTCCCGCCAGGCCTTGAGCTTTTCGTGGGCCCGTCCGGAATCGAGGGCCTCGGCTGCCAGGGCCTCGGCTTCTTCGTTGTCTGAGCAGGAGCCATGGACGCGCAGAGCACAGGCCGCGTTCCAGACCAACATTTCCCGCAGGGCGGGATCCGTCGAAGCCGGACCGCGCAGGACGGCATCGATCCTTCCCGCGCTTTGATCGGGCGATTCCACCAAAAGTTCCGCCGTGTCATGGAAGGTCTGGCGTCCGATTTTTTCTTCCAGCCCGGCATTGCCCCGCGTCCAGGTGAACCCGTCCACACTGGCTTCACCCAACGGCCTGCCCGTGGCGTCCTCCCCGTAAATGGCCGAGTAAGATTCGCGACCCAATGCCGCCAAAGCACCGGCAAAGAGGTCGAGGTGTTCTTTTTTGAATACACCGATCATCTGTGAAGCCGGACGGGAGGGATTCAAAAGCGGGCCGAGCAGGTTGAAGACCGTGCGACGCCCTTCGGCGGCCAGTTTCTGTCGCAGCGGGGCCAAATGCTTGAACGCGGGGTGGAAGACCGGTGCGGCCACGAAGGTCAGGCCCAGGGTTTCCAGTTGCCGGCTGAGATGTTCCGGATTCTGCGCCACCGGCACGCCCAGGGCGGCCAACACATCGGCACTTCCCGATTTCTTGGTCACGCCACGGTTCCCGTGTTTGACCACGGGCACCCCGCAGGCGGCCAGGATGAACATCATGCCGGTGGAGATGTTGACCAGGTTGAGCCCGCCACCGCCCGTCCCACAGCAGTCGAAGAGGCGTTGACCCTGCCAGTGCCGGTGCAGACCCGGGTCGAGGGAAAGGGGGAGCAGGGCCCGGACAAAGGCCGCCAGTTCTCCCGGGGTTTCCCCTTTGTCCGTCAAGGCCCGCAAAAAATCCGCCTTCTCCGCTTCATCCACCGCAGAATCGAGCAAGGAGGGAACAGCTGCGGCAATTTGATCCGCCGTAAGTTCCCCGCCTTCACGGCAATGCTGGGTAAGATCGAAAAGCTTCATCGCCATCATTTCACAAGGGACACCCCACC
Coding sequences within it:
- the trpD gene encoding anthranilate phosphoribosyltransferase; protein product: MKLFDLTQHCREGGELTADQIAAAVPSLLDSAVDEAEKADFLRALTDKGETPGELAAFVRALLPLSLDPGLHRHWQGQRLFDCCGTGGGGLNLVNISTGMMFILAACGVPVVKHGNRGVTKKSGSADVLAALGVPVAQNPEHLSRQLETLGLTFVAAPVFHPAFKHLAPLRQKLAAEGRRTVFNLLGPLLNPSRPASQMIGVFKKEHLDLFAGALAALGRESYSAIYGEDATGRPLGEASVDGFTWTRGNAGLEEKIGRQTFHDTAELLVESPDQSAGRIDAVLRGPASTDPALREMLVWNAACALRVHGSCSDNEEAEALAAEALDSGRAHEKLKAWREVKL